CGCGTTCAGCCTGGGCGGCCCGGAGATCACGCCACGGCAGCGGGTCCGTCTTGGGCAGCGGAGTCGACTTCAAGAAGTACCGGTGCGGCGACTTCGGCCGCGGAGCGTAGTAGTCGTTGTTGCCGAAGACGAACGCACCCGGCACGTCCAGCAGCGTTCCGAACGCCTTGACCACCATCGGGACGGCCTGGTGGTGCGAGAGGGAGTCACCGGTGTTGATCACCAGGTCGGGCCGCAGGTCAGCCAGAGCACTCACCCACGCCGCCTTGTGGTGGTGGGCCGGCGTGATATGCAGGTCCGACAAGTGCAGCAGCCGGATCGGCCATGCCCCCGGCTCCAGCACCGGCACCTCGACCCGGCGCAGGGCGTACCACCGACGTTCCAGCACGGTGGAGTAGACGAGGCCGGCGGCGGCGGTCCCGGCCACTGCGGCGGCCGACCTCATCAGGGCGCGATCAGCCGCCACTGGTCGTGGGTCCCGCCGAGTAGTAGACGGTGACCGTGCTGCCGGGCAGAGCATTCTCCAAACCGGCCGGGGACTGCCGGGTCACGTGGTTGACCGCCACCGACTGGCTCTGCGTCTCGATCTGCAGATCGGCCACGAAGCCCTTGGCCTGGAGATCGGCCGCAGCCTGGGTGGAGAGCTCCCCGACGACGTTCGGGACGACCGTCTTCGGGTCGCCGTCGACCGAGTAACCGCTGGCCGGGGGGAACAGGGTGGGGTTGGCCTGGTCGTAGGTCGGGTCGGCCTTCTGGATGCCGAGCATGGCCTGGAACCAGGTCGTGGCCGGGACCGATCCGCCCGTCATACCGGTGATCGTCGCGGTGGTGTTGCCCTCGGAACTCTTCGCCTGGGCGACCGTGCAGGTTCCGGCGGCGGTCAAGGCCAGCGGGTCGGTCGCGGCCTTCGGCGGGTTCATGCAGATCGGTTTCGGCTTGGGCGTGTAGTCCCAGGTCAGGTTGGCCGCGCTGTACTTGGGGGTGAAGCCCAGGAAGGCCGAGGACTTGTAGTCGCCGGTGGTGCCGGTCTTCCCGGCCGCCGTCCCTGGGGTCAGGTTCCAGCCGGCCGCCTTGGCCGACTGGTTCGCCGTCCCCTTGCTGCCGTCGATGTCCTCACCCATGGCCCGGGCCAAGGCGTTGGCGATGTCCGGGCTGACCGCCTGGGTGCACGTGGCCGGCGCCTTGACCGTGACGACCCCGCCGTTGCGGTCGGTCACGATGTTGATCGGGTTGGGCGGGCACCACTCACCGTTGTCGGCCAGCGAGGCCCCGACGTTGGCCAGTTCCAGCGGGCTGACCGGCGTGACACCCAGGGTGAACGATGCCACCTTCTGGGTCACCAATTCCTGGGCGTAGGTGTTGGTGCTGCCGGTGAACAACGTGTCGACCTGGCCGGCCGGCAGGTTGTAGCCCTTCATGCCCAGCGCGACCGCCATGTTCACCACCACCGGCAGGGTCAGCTTGTCCTCCAACTCGACGAAGGCGGTGTTGGGGGACGTAGCCAGGGCATCGGTGATGGACAGCCGGGTGGGGAAGGTCTCGGCGTTGTCGGTGTTGTTGTGGAAGGCGTGGGCCGGGGCGATGGTGCTGGCGTACTGCACCGGGTTGTCGACCTTGGAATTGATGCCAAGGCCGGCCTTCAGCGCGGCCGCGGCGGTGAAGATCTTGAACGTCGAACCGGCACCGAGCGGCGCGAACGTGGTGGTCAGCTTCTGCACGGTCTGACCCTTGGTGGTG
This window of the Nakamurella panacisegetis genome carries:
- a CDS encoding metallophosphoesterase, with the translated sequence MRSAAAVAGTAAAGLVYSTVLERRWYALRRVEVPVLEPGAWPIRLLHLSDLHITPAHHHKAAWVSALADLRPDLVINTGDSLSHHQAVPMVVKAFGTLLDVPGAFVFGNNDYYAPRPKSPHRYFLKSTPLPKTDPLPWRDLRAAQAERGWVDLSNRKQVLTVRGQRIALAGVDDPHLKRDRYAEIAGAADPDAVVRIGVAHSPEPRVLDAFAEDSYDLVVAGHTHGGQLRIPGYGAIVTNSGIDRGRARGLSRWGADMWLNVSAGLGNSPYMPVRFCCRPEATLLTLVPRA
- a CDS encoding penicillin-binding protein produces the protein MTIATLLAGVLVAGLLLPYSLGLGLASNKITGALAATNENVLDGVIPERSAIYDNTGTNLITYVYDQNRQIVPSAKISQTLKSAIVAIEDKRFFIHKGVDWRGTVRALLSNASGGQQGGSTLTQQYVKNYLFLVQAKTDAEKAAAIAVTPGRKLREAKLALTLEQKETKDDILTGYLNLVAFLPNVYGAEATAEALFGVHASDLTLAEAAMMAGMVNNPNKYNPTDQSSYQDSIDRRNVVLTLMTQQGYITTAQMQAAKSDDLRAELSKRKSISTGCVPRSDAVSDSRFTNGYYCQYALDYLATAGISASAIADGGYKIVTNLDKTATTNAKTAVNKTVSPTTYKNIANVMAVVQPNSNRKVLALVANRPYGLDTTKGQTVQKLTTTFAPLGAGSTFKIFTAAAALKAGLGINSKVDNPVQYASTIAPAHAFHNNTDNAETFPTRLSITDALATSPNTAFVELEDKLTLPVVVNMAVALGMKGYNLPAGQVDTLFTGSTNTYAQELVTQKVASFTLGVTPVSPLELANVGASLADNGEWCPPNPINIVTDRNGGVVTVKAPATCTQAVSPDIANALARAMGEDIDGSKGTANQSAKAAGWNLTPGTAAGKTGTTGDYKSSAFLGFTPKYSAANLTWDYTPKPKPICMNPPKAATDPLALTAAGTCTVAQAKSSEGNTTATITGMTGGSVPATTWFQAMLGIQKADPTYDQANPTLFPPASGYSVDGDPKTVVPNVVGELSTQAAADLQAKGFVADLQIETQSQSVAVNHVTRQSPAGLENALPGSTVTVYYSAGPTTSGG